A stretch of the Aegilops tauschii subsp. strangulata cultivar AL8/78 chromosome 4, Aet v6.0, whole genome shotgun sequence genome encodes the following:
- the LOC109737577 gene encoding uncharacterized protein, protein MPSSSSASVQAFAPQNHGFGTNTEPIPIEDAAAASPPVTDAFVVGVDTADDVDGRRLRRKISNRESARRSRARKQRHLDDLRALAASLRGGRRELAARVHAARSRVTIVLHANDELRAEAAALSRRLEVAAHRALALNQLYAAAAGLGAGTFEQAAASLIAWS, encoded by the coding sequence ATGCCGTCCTCAAGTTCCGCTTCCGTTCAAGCCTTCGCGCCACAAAACCACGGGTTCGGAACGAACACGGAGCCAATTCCGATCGAAGATGCGGCAGCGGCCTCGCCGCCGGTGACGGATGCCTTTGTGGTCGGCGTCGACACCGCGGACGACGTCGACGGCCGGAGGCTCAGGCGGAAGATCTCCAACCGGGAGTCGGCGCGCCGGTCGCGCGCGCGCAAGCAGCGGCACCTCGACGACCTCCGCGCCCTGGCCGCAAGCCTGCGGGGCGGCCGCCGCGAGCTCGCGGCGCGCGTGCACGCCGCCCGAAGCCGCGTCACTATCGTCCTCCACGCCAACGACGAGCTCCGCGCGGAGGCCGCCGCCCTGAGCCGCCGCCTCGAGGTGGCGGCTCATCGCGCGCTCGCCCTGAACCAGCTGTACGCCGCGGCCGCCGGTCTCGGAGCCGGGACGTTCGAGCAGGCCGCTGCCTCGCTGATCGCCTGGAGCTGA